The Mycolicibacterium mageritense genome contains a region encoding:
- a CDS encoding MlaE family ABC transporter permease: MIEQLAVPARAVGGFVEMSIDTFVKTFRRPFQLKEFLDQTWMIARVSLVPTLLVAIPFTVLVAFTLNILLREIGAADLSGAGTAFGTITQLGPVVTVLVVAGAGATAICADLGARTIREEIDAMRVLGIDPIQRLVVPRVLASTFVALLLNGLVCAIGLSGGYVFSVFLQGVNPGAFINGLTVLTGLGELVLAEIKALLFGVVAGLVGCYRGLTVKGGPKGVGNAVNETVVYAFICLFVINVIMTAIGVRVLVR, translated from the coding sequence TTGATCGAACAGCTTGCGGTTCCGGCCCGGGCCGTGGGTGGGTTCGTCGAAATGTCGATTGACACTTTCGTCAAAACCTTCCGCCGCCCGTTCCAGCTCAAAGAGTTCCTCGACCAAACCTGGATGATCGCGCGCGTGTCGTTGGTCCCGACGCTCTTGGTCGCCATTCCGTTCACCGTGCTGGTGGCGTTCACACTCAACATCCTGCTGCGGGAGATCGGCGCCGCGGATCTGTCCGGGGCCGGCACCGCGTTCGGCACCATCACGCAGCTGGGCCCGGTCGTCACGGTGCTCGTGGTCGCCGGCGCCGGGGCCACCGCGATCTGCGCCGATCTCGGCGCCCGCACCATCCGCGAAGAGATCGACGCCATGCGGGTGCTCGGCATCGACCCGATCCAGCGGCTCGTGGTGCCCCGCGTGCTGGCCTCGACGTTCGTGGCGCTGCTGCTCAACGGTCTGGTCTGCGCGATCGGCCTGTCCGGCGGCTATGTGTTCTCAGTCTTCCTGCAGGGGGTCAACCCCGGCGCCTTCATCAACGGGTTGACGGTGCTGACCGGACTCGGTGAACTTGTGCTCGCCGAGATCAAGGCGCTGCTGTTCGGTGTGGTGGCAGGGCTGGTCGGCTGCTACCGCGGGTTGACGGTCAAGGGAGGGCCGAAGGGTGTGGGTAACGCCGTGAACGAGACCGTCGTCTACGCCTTCATCTGCCTGTTCGTCATCAACGTGATCATGACCGCCATCGGCGTCCGGGTTTTGGTGCGGTGA
- a CDS encoding MlaE family ABC transporter permease, protein MSYDATLRFRRLFRGVPKVVDNVGEQALFYGETMRYIPNAVTRYRKETIRLIAEMTLGTGALIMIGGTVGVAAFMTLASGGVIAVQGYSSLGNIGIEALTGFLSAFLNVRIVAPVIAGIALAATIGAGATAQLGAMRVAEEIDAVESMAVHAVSYLVSTRLLAGLIAIVPLYSLSVLAAFFAARFTTVFINGQSAGLYDHYFNTFLIPSDLLWSFLQAIVMSIAVMLVHTYYGYNASGGPVGVGIAVGQAVRTSLIVVVTITLFISLAVYGASGNFNLSG, encoded by the coding sequence ATGAGCTACGACGCCACCCTTCGCTTTCGCCGTCTGTTCCGTGGCGTGCCCAAAGTGGTCGACAACGTCGGTGAGCAGGCCCTGTTCTACGGCGAGACGATGCGGTACATCCCCAACGCCGTCACGCGCTACCGCAAGGAGACCATCCGGCTGATCGCCGAGATGACCCTCGGCACGGGTGCGCTCATCATGATCGGCGGAACGGTCGGTGTCGCCGCGTTCATGACGCTTGCCTCCGGCGGCGTCATCGCGGTACAGGGCTACTCGTCGCTGGGCAACATCGGTATCGAGGCGCTCACGGGCTTCCTGTCGGCGTTCCTCAACGTCCGCATCGTCGCGCCCGTGATCGCCGGTATCGCGCTCGCCGCGACCATCGGCGCGGGCGCCACCGCCCAGCTCGGCGCCATGCGAGTGGCCGAGGAGATCGACGCGGTCGAGTCGATGGCCGTGCACGCGGTGTCGTACCTCGTGTCCACGCGGTTGCTCGCGGGGCTGATCGCGATCGTGCCCCTTTACTCGCTTTCGGTGCTGGCCGCGTTCTTCGCGGCCCGGTTCACCACGGTCTTCATCAACGGGCAGTCCGCGGGCCTCTATGACCACTACTTCAACACGTTCCTGATCCCGAGCGATCTGCTGTGGTCGTTCCTGCAGGCCATCGTCATGTCGATCGCGGTCATGCTGGTGCACACCTACTACGGCTACAACGCTTCGGGCGGTCCGGTCGGCGTGGGTATCGCGGTCGGGCAGGCCGTGCGCACGTCGCTCATCGTCGTCGTCACCATCACCCTGTTCATCTCCCTGGCCGTCTACGGCGCGTCCGGCAACTTCAACCTTTCCGGGTAG
- a CDS encoding MCE family protein — protein MSNGNAKRSHVRIAAAILAAIVLAAVVFTYLSYTAAFTPTDTVTVTSPRAGLVMERDAKVKYRGIQVGNVKDIEYAGDEAKLTLLINRNEMRFIPSNATVRIAGNTIFGAKSVEFLPPDQPQPTSLRNGAIVAAKDVQLEVNTLFQTLSDVLNKIDPVNLNATLSALGEGLRGNGDNLGAAMAGLNTYLQQLNPKLPTLQDDFAKAAVVANIYGDAGPDLAKIIDNVPTLNKTIVDEQDNLNATLLAATGLANNGTATLGPAADNYIAAIQRLRAPLKVAGDYSPEFGCILQGTSVGVDRFAPIIGGIRPGLFVASNFLPGAPAYTYPESLPLVNASGGPNCRGLPNPPSKQFGGSWYHSPFLVTDNAYVPFQPNTEVQFDAPATLQFLFNGAFAERDDF, from the coding sequence ATGTCAAACGGAAACGCGAAACGTAGCCATGTCCGGATCGCCGCGGCGATCCTGGCGGCGATCGTGCTGGCTGCGGTGGTCTTCACCTACTTGTCGTATACCGCGGCGTTCACGCCGACCGACACCGTGACGGTCACCTCGCCGCGCGCCGGTCTGGTGATGGAGCGCGACGCCAAGGTCAAGTACCGCGGCATCCAGGTCGGCAACGTCAAGGACATCGAGTACGCGGGCGACGAGGCGAAGCTCACGCTGCTGATCAACCGCAACGAGATGCGCTTCATTCCGTCGAACGCGACCGTGCGCATCGCGGGCAACACGATCTTCGGCGCCAAGTCCGTCGAGTTCCTCCCACCGGACCAGCCGCAGCCGACGTCGTTGAGAAACGGCGCGATCGTGGCCGCCAAGGACGTTCAGCTCGAGGTCAACACGCTGTTCCAGACGTTGTCGGACGTGCTGAACAAGATCGACCCGGTGAACCTGAACGCGACGCTCTCCGCGCTCGGCGAGGGTCTGCGCGGCAACGGTGACAATCTGGGTGCGGCCATGGCGGGCCTCAACACCTATCTGCAGCAACTGAATCCGAAGTTGCCGACGTTGCAGGACGACTTCGCGAAGGCCGCGGTGGTGGCCAACATCTACGGTGACGCCGGACCGGACCTGGCCAAGATCATCGACAACGTGCCGACGCTCAACAAGACCATCGTCGACGAGCAGGACAACCTCAACGCGACGTTGCTCGCCGCGACCGGGCTCGCCAACAACGGCACCGCAACGCTGGGCCCGGCGGCCGACAACTACATCGCGGCCATCCAGCGACTGCGGGCTCCGTTGAAGGTGGCGGGCGACTACTCACCCGAATTCGGCTGCATCCTGCAGGGCACGTCGGTCGGCGTGGATCGCTTCGCCCCGATCATCGGCGGGATCCGGCCCGGCCTGTTCGTGGCGTCGAACTTCCTCCCAGGCGCGCCGGCCTACACGTACCCCGAGAGCCTGCCGCTCGTGAACGCGTCGGGCGGCCCGAACTGTCGCGGTCTGCCCAATCCGCCGTCGAAGCAGTTCGGCGGCAGCTGGTACCACTCGCCGTTCCTGGTTACCGACAACGCCTACGTTCCGTTCCAGCCGAACACCGAGGTGCAGTTCGACGCGCCCGCAACGCTGCAGTTCCTGTTCAACGGTGCGTTCGCGGAAAGGGACGATTTCTGA
- a CDS encoding MCE family protein yields MAGAYKDRTMLKVSIFTVVMLLVAAGLVVVFGEFRFAAGNSYHATFSEASRLKAGQDVRIAGVPVGTVNDVKLNPDNTVDVAFDVNKRYQLYTSSRAVVRYENLVGDRYMEITSGPGELRKLPAGGTIALQNTQPALDLDALLGGLRPVLKGLDGAKVNEVSNAVIELLQGQGGALNSLLTSTGAFTQNLAARDQLIGDVITNLNTVLGTVDEKGAQFDASVDELQKLITGLAEGRDPIAGAIGPLASAENDLTDMLEKSRRPLQGVLENARPLAQRLDERKGDVNKVIEPLAENYLRLNALGAYGSFFNIYYCSIRMKVNGPAGSDILIPFGGPPDPSKGRCAPKND; encoded by the coding sequence ATGGCCGGCGCCTACAAGGACCGGACGATGCTCAAGGTCAGCATCTTCACGGTGGTGATGCTGCTGGTCGCGGCCGGGCTGGTGGTGGTGTTCGGCGAGTTCCGGTTCGCCGCGGGCAACAGCTACCACGCGACGTTCTCCGAGGCGTCACGGCTGAAGGCCGGCCAGGACGTCCGGATCGCCGGCGTTCCGGTCGGCACGGTCAACGACGTGAAGCTCAACCCCGACAACACCGTCGACGTCGCGTTCGACGTCAACAAGCGCTACCAGCTCTACACGTCCAGCCGGGCCGTGGTGCGCTACGAGAACCTCGTGGGCGACCGCTACATGGAGATCACCTCTGGGCCAGGCGAACTGCGCAAGCTTCCTGCGGGCGGCACGATCGCGCTGCAGAACACCCAGCCCGCACTGGATCTCGACGCCTTGCTGGGCGGCTTGCGTCCGGTGCTCAAGGGCCTCGACGGCGCCAAGGTCAACGAGGTCTCCAACGCGGTGATCGAACTGCTGCAGGGCCAGGGCGGTGCGCTCAACAGCCTGCTCACCAGCACCGGGGCCTTCACCCAGAACCTGGCGGCCCGCGATCAGCTGATCGGCGACGTCATCACCAACCTGAACACCGTGCTGGGCACCGTCGACGAGAAGGGCGCGCAGTTCGACGCCAGCGTCGACGAACTGCAGAAGCTGATCACCGGCCTGGCCGAGGGACGCGATCCCATCGCCGGGGCGATCGGCCCGCTGGCGTCGGCGGAGAACGATCTCACCGACATGCTGGAGAAGTCCCGGCGGCCCCTGCAGGGCGTCCTCGAAAACGCCCGCCCGCTGGCGCAGCGCCTGGACGAACGCAAGGGCGACGTCAACAAGGTGATCGAACCGCTCGCCGAGAACTACCTGCGGCTCAACGCCCTCGGTGCCTACGGGTCGTTCTTCAACATCTACTACTGCTCGATCCGGATGAAGGTCAACGGACCTGCAGGCAGCGACATCCTGATTCCGTTCGGCGGACCGCCGGATCCGTCCAAGGGGAGGTGTGCACCGAAGAATGACTAG
- a CDS encoding virulence factor Mce family protein: protein MTSLSSSRNSNPLRTGIIGIFVVACLVLVAFGYTSLPFFPQGKQYEAYFSDAGGINPGNDVNVSGITVGKVTDVALSGANAKVGFTVDRKIKVGDQSLVAIKTDTVLGEKSLSVTPKGAGSQTVIPLGRTTTPYTLNTALQDLGQNVSELDKPKFEQALQTLTDTLRDATPQLRGALDGVANLSRSINRRDEALEGLLMHAKRVSDLLAQRAGQVNQLITDGNQLFAALDERRQALSTLIAGIDDVSKQLSGFVADNRREFKPALDKLNLVMDNLLERKEHIGEALKRLPPYATALGEVVGNGPGFNINLYGLPPAAMSEVLLDTYFQPGKLPDSLADMLRGYISERTIIRPKSP from the coding sequence ATGACTAGTTTGAGCAGCTCGCGCAACTCGAATCCGCTGCGCACCGGAATCATCGGCATCTTCGTGGTGGCGTGCCTGGTGCTGGTCGCGTTCGGCTACACCAGCCTGCCGTTCTTCCCGCAGGGCAAGCAGTACGAGGCCTATTTCAGCGATGCCGGCGGGATCAACCCCGGCAACGACGTGAACGTCTCGGGCATCACGGTCGGCAAGGTGACCGACGTGGCGCTGTCCGGGGCCAACGCCAAGGTCGGCTTCACGGTGGACCGCAAGATCAAGGTCGGCGACCAGTCTCTGGTGGCCATCAAGACCGACACCGTGCTCGGCGAGAAGTCGCTGTCGGTCACGCCGAAAGGCGCGGGCTCGCAGACCGTCATCCCGTTGGGCCGCACCACGACTCCCTACACGCTCAACACCGCGCTGCAGGATCTCGGGCAGAACGTGAGCGAACTGGACAAGCCTAAATTCGAGCAGGCCCTGCAGACGCTGACCGACACGCTGCGGGATGCCACGCCGCAACTGCGCGGCGCGCTCGACGGCGTGGCCAATCTGTCGCGCAGCATCAACAGGCGCGACGAGGCCCTCGAAGGCCTGCTCATGCATGCCAAGCGGGTCTCGGATCTGCTGGCGCAGCGGGCCGGCCAGGTCAACCAGCTGATCACCGACGGCAACCAGCTGTTCGCGGCCCTCGACGAGCGCAGACAGGCCCTGAGCACCCTGATCGCCGGCATCGACGATGTGTCCAAACAGCTTTCGGGGTTCGTCGCGGACAACCGCCGCGAGTTCAAGCCCGCGCTGGACAAGCTGAACCTGGTGATGGACAACCTGCTGGAGCGCAAAGAGCACATCGGTGAGGCGCTCAAGCGCCTGCCGCCGTATGCCACCGCGCTCGGCGAGGTGGTCGGCAACGGCCCGGGCTTCAACATCAACCTGTACGGCCTGCCGCCGGCAGCGATGTCCGAGGTTCTGCTCGACACCTACTTCCAGCCCGGCAAGCTGCCCGACAGCCTCGCCGACATGCTGCGCGGCTACATCTCGGAACGCACGATCATCAGGCCGAAATCGCCATGA
- a CDS encoding MCE family protein encodes MTQGNSVSRRNRWLRAGLAALLLVTLAVGVYQVWPSRVGHKLTAYFTNAVGLYAGDEVRVVGVPVGRIDSIEPRPSDVKITMTVDSDVKVPADAKALIIAPNLVSARFIQLTPAYTEGDVMADGASIGLDRTGVPVEWDEVKEQLTALSTQLGPQQGSVAGPLADFVNQAADTFDGNGDSFRSALRELSQTAGRLGDSRTDLFGTVKNLQILVNALSNSNEQIVQFTNHVASVSQVLADSSSDLDNTLATLNQALGDVRGLLHESNDALIGQVNKLADFTQIMTDHSDDIEQILHITPNGLANFYNIYNPAQGTVGGLLSLPNFANPVQFICGGTFDTGANPDNYKRAEICRQRMGPVLKRITMNYPPVLFHPINSITAYKGQIIYDTPATEAKSETPLPYLQWQNAPGVTPPQIPSDATLSSLVLPPDPAAAPGAPTPGAAGTPALPSTSHNGGPEAPVPAPGPVPPPEPGAPMPAEAGAGG; translated from the coding sequence ATGACACAAGGGAATTCAGTGTCCAGACGAAATCGCTGGCTGCGCGCCGGGCTCGCGGCGTTACTGCTGGTGACGCTCGCCGTCGGCGTCTACCAGGTGTGGCCGTCCCGCGTCGGCCACAAGCTCACGGCCTACTTCACCAACGCCGTCGGCCTGTACGCCGGCGACGAGGTGCGGGTGGTCGGCGTGCCGGTGGGCCGGATCGACTCGATCGAGCCGCGGCCCTCGGACGTCAAGATCACCATGACCGTCGACAGCGACGTCAAGGTGCCTGCCGACGCCAAGGCGCTGATCATCGCGCCGAACCTGGTGTCGGCCAGGTTCATCCAGCTCACCCCGGCCTATACCGAGGGCGACGTGATGGCCGACGGCGCGTCGATCGGCCTGGACCGCACGGGCGTGCCGGTCGAATGGGACGAGGTCAAGGAGCAGCTGACCGCGCTGAGCACGCAACTCGGCCCGCAGCAGGGTTCGGTGGCCGGCCCGCTGGCCGACTTCGTGAACCAGGCCGCCGACACGTTCGACGGCAACGGTGACTCGTTCCGCTCGGCGCTGCGCGAGCTTTCGCAAACTGCTGGGCGCCTTGGTGATTCGCGTACCGACCTGTTCGGCACGGTCAAGAACCTGCAGATCCTGGTCAACGCGCTGTCCAACAGCAACGAGCAGATCGTGCAGTTCACCAACCACGTGGCGTCGGTGTCGCAGGTGCTCGCCGACAGCTCGAGCGATCTGGACAACACCCTGGCGACGCTGAACCAGGCGCTGGGGGATGTGCGTGGGCTCCTGCACGAGAGCAACGACGCGCTGATCGGCCAGGTGAACAAGCTCGCGGACTTCACGCAGATCATGACCGACCACAGCGACGACATCGAGCAGATCCTGCACATCACACCCAACGGCCTGGCGAACTTCTACAACATCTACAACCCGGCGCAGGGCACCGTCGGCGGTCTGCTGTCGCTGCCGAACTTCGCCAACCCCGTGCAGTTCATCTGCGGTGGCACGTTCGACACCGGTGCGAACCCCGACAACTACAAGCGTGCCGAGATCTGCAGGCAACGCATGGGCCCCGTGCTCAAGCGCATCACCATGAACTATCCGCCGGTGCTGTTCCACCCGATCAACAGCATCACCGCGTACAAGGGCCAGATCATCTACGACACCCCGGCGACCGAAGCGAAGTCCGAGACGCCGCTGCCATATCTGCAGTGGCAGAACGCCCCCGGCGTGACACCACCCCAGATTCCGTCGGACGCCACGCTGTCGTCGCTGGTGCTGCCGCCCGACCCGGCCGCGGCTCCCGGTGCGCCCACGCCCGGTGCGGCAGGCACGCCGGCGCTCCCGAGCACGTCGCACAACGGCGGCCCCGAAGCCCCGGTCCCCGCTCCGGGCCCGGTGCCGCCGCCGGAGCCCGGTGCCCCGATGCCGGCAGAGGCAGGTGCGGGCGGATGA
- a CDS encoding MCE family protein translates to MRTAHVLRRATVLGSGAVLLAGCQFGGLNSLNMPGTAGHGPGSYTITVQLPDVATLPQNSPVMVDDVTVGSVSGVDAVQRPDGTFYAAVQLSLDSNVKLPANATARVAQTSLLGSQHIELSAPVDEQGEGELRQGSNIALKQAGRYPTTEEVLSSLGVVVNKGNLGALQDITDEAFAAVAGRQGSFADLIPRLAELTSSLDQQTNDIIAAAEGLNRFASVLARSKDNLGRTLDTLPGALKVLNDNRANIVEAFTALRGFAEIGARILSQTKDDFAADLKDLYPVIKAFNDNADDFIKDLEFLPTFPFHYKYLRQAVRGDYLNVFVTFDLTLRRFGESIFTTGGFDPNMKHLDEVINPPDFLLGAMANLSGQAADPFKIPPGTATQHEGTP, encoded by the coding sequence ATGAGGACTGCACACGTCTTGCGCCGGGCGACGGTGCTCGGCAGCGGCGCCGTATTGCTCGCGGGGTGCCAGTTCGGCGGGCTGAACTCGCTGAACATGCCCGGCACCGCCGGACACGGTCCCGGGTCGTACACCATCACGGTGCAGCTGCCGGATGTCGCGACGCTGCCACAGAATTCGCCGGTGATGGTCGACGACGTGACCGTCGGCAGTGTGTCCGGTGTGGACGCCGTGCAACGTCCCGACGGCACTTTCTACGCCGCGGTGCAGCTTTCGCTCGACAGCAACGTCAAGTTGCCCGCCAACGCCACCGCGCGCGTCGCGCAGACGTCGCTGCTGGGCTCGCAGCACATCGAGTTGTCCGCTCCGGTCGACGAGCAGGGCGAAGGCGAGCTGCGCCAAGGCTCCAACATCGCGCTCAAACAGGCGGGCCGGTATCCGACCACCGAAGAGGTGCTGTCCTCGTTGGGCGTCGTCGTCAACAAGGGCAATCTCGGTGCGCTGCAAGACATCACCGACGAGGCGTTCGCCGCGGTGGCCGGGCGGCAGGGCAGCTTCGCCGACCTGATCCCGCGGCTGGCCGAGCTGACCTCGTCGCTGGACCAGCAGACCAACGACATCATCGCGGCGGCCGAGGGGCTCAACCGGTTCGCGTCGGTCCTGGCGCGCAGCAAGGACAACCTGGGCCGCACGCTAGACACGCTGCCGGGCGCGCTCAAGGTGCTCAACGACAACCGCGCCAACATCGTCGAGGCGTTCACGGCACTGCGCGGTTTCGCCGAGATCGGCGCGCGGATCCTGTCGCAGACCAAGGACGATTTCGCGGCCGACCTGAAGGATCTTTACCCGGTGATCAAGGCGTTCAACGACAACGCCGACGACTTCATCAAGGATCTCGAGTTCCTGCCGACGTTCCCGTTCCACTACAAGTACCTGCGCCAGGCGGTGCGGGGCGACTACCTGAACGTGTTCGTGACGTTCGACCTGACGTTGCGGCGGTTCGGCGAGTCGATCTTCACCACCGGCGGCTTCGATCCGAACATGAAGCACCTCGATGAAGTGATCAATCCGCCGGACTTCCTGCTCGGCGCGATGGCCAACCTTTCGGGGCAGGCCGCCGATCCGTTCAAGATCCCACCGGGAACCGCGACACAGCATGAGGGGACGCCGTAA
- a CDS encoding MCE family protein, translated as MIDRLTRLQLMIFGIVTVLTVGAISTFYLHLPAAVGIGVYHVKADFEAGGGLYQNANVTYRGVTVGRVDSVGLSPDGVVANMRLNSNTAIPDNVIATVKSVSAVGEQYVDLVPPEDPSSNKLRNGSTISQQNTRVGQDIAGLLHEADTLVSSVSNSRLQDLLRESFKAFNGSGPELARLIQSSRLLIDEANANYGETTQLIDQAGPFLEAQMRSGDDIRSLAEGLARFTGEVAGADAQLRTTLKTVPGATSEANTAFSGIRPSFPVLAANLANFGRIGVIYSKSIEQALVIFPALMAALNTVAGGVPTDEGGKLDFKVDLGDAPPCLTGFVPATQIRSPADETLRELPPDLYCKTAHNDPSVVRGARNYPCQEFPGKRAPTVQLCRDPNGYVPIGTNPWRGPPVPYGTPIDDGRNILPPNKFPMIPPQVDPDPGPPVVQLPPGVEPGPGPAPHAPFPLPVPPNKPGPQPPPWPYFAPPDQIVPPYGRTAPPADAPPPPPDAPAPPPADAPLPAEAPPLASPAGIGSYDPHTGVFADADGGTGVYAPGADNLAPPQTWADLMTDPRQA; from the coding sequence ATGATCGACCGGCTGACTCGTCTGCAGCTCATGATCTTCGGGATCGTCACGGTGTTGACCGTTGGCGCGATCTCGACGTTCTACCTGCACCTGCCCGCGGCTGTGGGCATCGGCGTCTACCACGTCAAGGCCGACTTCGAGGCCGGCGGTGGCCTGTACCAGAACGCGAACGTCACCTACCGCGGCGTCACGGTCGGTCGGGTCGACTCTGTGGGCCTGTCGCCTGACGGCGTGGTCGCCAACATGCGGCTCAACAGCAACACCGCGATTCCCGACAACGTGATCGCGACCGTCAAGAGCGTCTCGGCGGTCGGTGAGCAGTACGTCGACCTGGTGCCACCGGAGGATCCGTCGTCGAACAAGCTGCGCAACGGCTCCACCATCAGCCAGCAGAACACCCGCGTGGGCCAGGACATCGCTGGCCTGCTGCACGAGGCCGACACCTTGGTGAGCAGTGTCAGCAACAGCCGACTGCAGGATCTGCTGCGCGAATCGTTCAAGGCGTTCAACGGATCCGGCCCCGAGCTCGCCCGACTGATCCAGTCGTCGCGGCTGCTGATCGACGAGGCCAACGCCAACTATGGCGAGACCACGCAGTTGATCGACCAGGCCGGGCCGTTCCTGGAAGCCCAGATGCGCAGCGGCGACGACATCCGGTCGCTGGCCGAGGGGCTCGCGCGGTTCACCGGCGAGGTCGCGGGCGCCGATGCGCAACTGCGCACGACGCTGAAGACCGTGCCGGGCGCCACGTCCGAGGCCAACACCGCGTTCAGCGGCATCCGCCCGTCGTTCCCGGTGCTGGCCGCCAACCTGGCCAACTTCGGCCGGATCGGCGTGATCTACAGCAAGTCGATCGAACAGGCGCTGGTGATCTTCCCGGCGCTGATGGCCGCGCTGAACACCGTGGCAGGCGGCGTGCCCACCGACGAGGGCGGCAAGCTCGACTTCAAGGTGGATCTGGGGGACGCGCCACCGTGCCTGACGGGCTTTGTGCCCGCGACCCAGATCCGGTCTCCCGCGGACGAAACCCTGCGAGAGCTGCCGCCCGACCTGTACTGCAAGACCGCGCACAACGATCCCTCGGTGGTGCGCGGCGCGCGCAACTACCCGTGCCAGGAGTTCCCCGGCAAGCGCGCACCCACGGTGCAGCTGTGCCGCGATCCCAACGGATACGTGCCGATCGGCACCAACCCGTGGCGCGGTCCGCCGGTGCCCTACGGGACGCCGATCGACGACGGCCGGAACATCTTGCCGCCCAACAAGTTCCCGATGATTCCGCCGCAGGTGGATCCGGATCCGGGGCCGCCCGTGGTGCAGCTGCCGCCGGGTGTCGAGCCGGGCCCTGGGCCCGCGCCGCACGCCCCGTTCCCGTTGCCGGTGCCGCCCAACAAGCCGGGGCCGCAGCCGCCGCCATGGCCGTACTTCGCGCCGCCCGACCAGATCGTCCCGCCGTACGGCAGGACGGCACCGCCTGCCGACGCACCGCCGCCCCCGCCGGACGCGCCCGCGCCGCCACCGGCAGACGCGCCGCTGCCCGCGGAGGCGCCACCACTGGCCAGCCCGGCCGGGATCGGCAGTTACGATCCCCATACCGGGGTCTTTGCGGATGCCGACGGTGGCACCGGTGTGTACGCGCCCGGCGCAGACAATCTGGCACCCCCGCAGACCTGGGCAGATCTGATGACGGATCCAAGGCAGGCTTGA